From the genome of Branchiostoma floridae strain S238N-H82 unplaced genomic scaffold, Bfl_VNyyK Sc7u5tJ_1495, whole genome shotgun sequence, one region includes:
- the LOC118407870 gene encoding uncharacterized protein LOC118407870, translating to MLLSHHVLALAGSLLVLIQYACASGPARRLCGSALPRELRVVCAVNKRSVPSGEAGTRVVRDNQGSQSSSTLLRLLAGKVGITRVLRSAPKPKSATMQFYEELHKPFPSRDRLNLYVDMDEAGIVQADVTDVYSDVMTLSRSPRRRRRAEWRGLAYHCCAVGCDVNDLARAC from the exons ATGCTATTGTCCCATCACGTCCTGGCCTTGGCGGGCTCCCTCCTGGTCCTGATCCAGTACGCATGCGCGAGCGGCCCTGCCCGTCGGCTGTGTGGCAGCGCCCTCCCGCGGGAGCTCCGTGTCGTCTGCGCCGTCAACAAACGGTCCGTTCCCTCAGGGGAGGCGGGAACACGGGTTGTCAGGGACAACCAAG GTAGCCAATCATCGTCAACGCTGCTGCGCCTCCTTGCGGGTAAAGTAGGAATCACACGAGTGCTCCGATCGGCTCCTAAGCCCAAGAGCGCCACCATGCAGTTTTATGAAGAACTGCACAAACCATTCCCGTCGAGAGACCGATTGAACTTGTACGTTGACATGGATGAGGCGGGAATTGTCCAAGCTGACGTCACCGATGTCTACTCTGACGTCATGACATTGAGTCGTTCCCCGCGCAGGCGCAGACGAGCGGAATGGCGTGGCCTGGCTTACCACTGTTGCGCTGTGGGATGTGACGTCAATGATTTGGCGCGTGCGTGCTAG